In the genome of Nocardioides sp. NBC_00368, the window CGAGCTGCACCCGGTTGTCCCAACGGCGATAGAGGACCGTCTTCGCCGTGCCGGCGCGGACGGCAACCCCCTCGATCGAGAAACGACCCCAGCCGCGTTCAGCCAGTTCTTCCCAGGCTGCGTCCAGAATCGCCTTCTCCAGCGTCGCGCCTCGGCGACGTGTCTGTCTGACGGACATGCCTCCAGCATGCCGGGTTCACGTCAGGAATCCGCGCGACGGCCCGTGCAGCGCGTTCTATTGCTTGGGCTGGGCGAGCGCCATCGGTGGCGTGTTGCCAGCCGTGGCGCCCTCGGCGTACTGCGGCGTGACCATGAAGACGAACTCGTACACGTGGTCGTTGGCGAGCTCTTCGGAGACGTAGGACTCGCCGATCCGGATTCCGTTGCGCATGAGTAGTTCTTGGTGGGCGGGGAAGGCCGTCCAGTCATTGTTGACGGAGTTCCCCAGAACTTCGAGTGCCCAGGTGTCGCTGCCGACCATCGCAGGTCTGAACTGTGCGAGCCAGCGTGCCTCGCGCAGGTAGATTCCAGGCAGGCCGGAGGCGCCTTCCCACCGGCGGATGTCGGCCTCGTCTCGGGTCTTGAGGAGCTCGTTCCATCCGGTGTGGAAGAGGAGGGCATCTCCGGGCTCGATCTGGGAGATCCCACCGAACTCCATCGCCTGTTCGATGTCTTCGACCGTGATTCGGTAACCCTCGCGGAGCAGCGGCTTGTTGTTGGCTGCGGGTTCGGCGAGGTCGGAGGTGGCGTTCTGCGCCAGCTTGACCCCGAGAATGTCGAGCAGCACGCCCCGCGTTGCGATCGGCCCCATGTGCTCTGACCCGAGCTTGGTCGTGCCGTGGCTCTTCGCGATCTCGGGCCCACGGTGTCCGTTGTAGAAGTACTCCCCTGCCCCGATGTGGTTGAGGTTGTCCAACTGAGAACCGATCTGATAGGTCGTTGCAAGCGGAGCGGGGTGCTTGTTGGAGGCGAACCCCTGGAATCGCTCCTCGTGAATGCTGAGCTTGTTCTCGCCGAGTGGGTCGACCCCGACGAGGACGCCTCCGTCGTCGACGAATCCGGGCGGCGGCTCGTAGCCGGCGATGGTGAGCCGCTGTTCGTAGTTGCGGGGCGGGTTGGTCTTGAAGGCCGGGAACCCGTTCCACATGAGCTCGCCCAGGTTGTACGTCTTGACCGGTCGGTGTCGCTTCAGCAGGCCGACTGCGGCAGCGGTCTTCAGGTCGGTGACCTCGTTGAAGCTGCCTCGCTGGTCCTCGGGGCCGTACGGGCCAGGTGCCCAGTCGGACAGTTTCGAGGGATCGGCGTAGTCGAACGGGATGTCGTCGAAGTCCTGCGGCGTCGAGGGCCGCCTCCCCCGGGCCGACGGCATCGCCGCTGCCGCGCCGGCGTCAGCGTGGGTGCCGAGCGCCGCGGCCGCGCCGACAGCGCCAGCCATTCGAAGCGCGTCACGACGGCTGGGGCGGTGCTTGTCCAGGTAGTTGGTCAACAGATCGGGGTTCACGATGAGTGCCTTTCGTTGCGAGATGGTCAGGTGATGTCAGGCCTCGTCGAGCACCCGGTCGTGCCGAAGCGAGGACCGCGCCGTCTCCTTGGCGGTCAGCACGGCTGCCAGGGTGAGGACCGCGGCGATCGTCACGTAGACCGCGACAGCGGTCGTGTTGGGCGCCTCGACGTCGCCGAGGAGCTTCAGGGCGATGATCGGCGCGAGTGCTCCGGCGAAGATCGAGGCCAACTGGTAGCCGACCGAGGCCCCGGTGTAGCGCACCGAGGTGCCGAACAGCTCGGAGAAGAACGCCGCCTGCGGTGCGTACATCAGTGCGTGCAGCAGCAGACCCACGACCACGGCAAGGACGATCTTGGAGTCGTCCTTGCTGCCGATCAGGTCGAAGAACACCCAGGACCACGCGGCAACGCCGATCGCGCCGACGATGTAGAGCGGGCGCCGACCGACCCTGTCGGAGAGTGCTCCGATGATCGGGATCGCGACGAAGTGGACGATGGAGGCGAGCAACAGCGCCTGGAGGATGGGGCCCTTCTCCCCGCCGACATAGTCGACCAGGTAGGTGATCGAGATGATCGTGAAGATGTAGTAGGAGATGTTCTCGGCCAACCGCATGCCCATCGCCACCAGGACCTCGCGCGGGTACTTGCGGATCACCTCGAGGAGCGGCATGTGGTTCGCCTCAGCCTTCTTGTGGCTCATCTCGGCCCGCGCTTCCGCGTAGACCGGAGACTCCTCGATCTGCAGGCGTACCCACAGTCCGACGCCGACGAGCACGGCGCTGAGAAGGAACGGAATCCGCCAGCCCCAGGCGTTGAACGCGTCGTCGGACTGCATCATGGCGAGCAGCCACAGCACCCCGGTGGCGAGCAGGTTGCCCAGCGGTACGCCCGCCTGGACCCAGGATGACCAGAATCCGCGGTGGGTGTCTTTGCCGTGCTCGGCGACCATCAGCACCGCGCCACCCCACTCGCCCCCGACGGCGAACCCCTGCAGGAGTCGGCACGCCAGCAGTAGCAGAGGCGCAGCCAGCCCGATGGCGGCGTACGTCGGCAGCAGCCCGATCGCGATGGTGGACAGGCCCATCATCATGAGCGAGAAGACGAGCATCTTCTTTCGGCCGACCTTGTCACCGAAGTGGCCGAAGACGATGCCGCCGAGTGGCCGGGCGACGAAGCCCAGCGCGTACGTGCCGAAGGCGAGCAGGGTTGCCGTGACCGGCTCGGACTCGGGGAAGAACAGCTTGCCGAACACGAGCGCGGCCGCCGAGCCGTAGAGGAAGAAGTCGTACCACTCGACGGCGGTGCCGACCAAGGAGGCGAATACGACTCTGACGACGCTGACCGGTCGCTTGCCCTTCGGGGGCGAACTCACGTCAGGGGTGTTGAGGTTGGGCATGTGAACTCTCTTTTCGAGGGCGGGTGGGAGTAGGTCGGTCAGACCCGGTGGATGTGTGGGCCGCTCACGGCTCATCGAGGACGATCACCTGGCGTACGGCGTCGCCGTTCGCGAGTGCGTCCATGGCGTCGTTGATCTCGTCGAGCCGGATCCGACTGATCAGCTTCTCGACAGGCAGGCGGCCGCTGCGCCACCACTGGACGAAGCGAGGGATGTCGCGTGAGGGCACAGCCCAGCCGAGGTAGCAACCGAGGACTGTGCGCGACTCCATGGTCAGCGTGAGCGGTGAGATCTCGCTGCGCGCCTCAGCTCGGGGAAGCCCGACGGTGACGGTGCGGCCGCCCGGCGCGGTGGCGGCGTACGCGGTCTCGAAGGCACGGGCGTCACCAGCGCACTCGAGGACATGGGAGGCCGTGACGCCGAGCTTGGCCACTTCCGTAGCGGTGTAGACGGCGTCGGCCCCCAGCTCGCGGGCGAGCTGCAGCTTGTCGAGGTTGTTGTCCACCGCGATCACTTCGCCGGCGTCCTGCGCGACCGCGGCCAGCAGTGCTGCCATGCCGACACCGCCGAGGCCGACGATCATGACGCTGTCGCCGGCGGTCGGCTGAACGGCGTTGAGAAGTGCTCCCCCGCCGGTCAGCACGGCGCAGCCGAGGATCGCGGCCACGTCGGGAGGCACGTCGTCATCCACCGGCACCACCGAGGCGCGGTCGACGACGGCATGGGTGGCGAAGGCCGACACCCCGAGGTGGTGGTGCACCTCTTCGCCGTCCCGGGTGAGCCTCTGGGCGCCGGACAAGAGAGTGCCGGCGGCGTTGGTGGCCGAGCCACGTTCGCAGGGCATCCGTCCATTCGTGTCGCAGCCAGAGCATTCCTGGCATCGCGGCAGGAACACCATCACGACCCGCTGGCCGATGCGGAGGTCCCCGACGTCGGCACCGACGGCCTCGACGAGCCCGGCCGCCTCGTGGCCGAGCAGCATGGGAACGGGTCGTGGGCGATTTCCCTCGACGACCGAGAGGTCGGAGTGGCACACGCCCGCGGCCTCGATCCGCACCAGCACTTCAGAGGGCCCCGGAGGAGCGAGGTCGAGCTCGGTGATGGTGATCGGGCGCGACTGCGCATAGGGGCGCTGACGTCCAAGCTCTTCCAGAACGGCTCCGGTAATCCGCATGTTGGCCTCCTCGGCTTCTTTGGTGATGACGGTCACGCTATTCCCGCGCCGACCGCCTGCACTATGGGTGTGGCTCCATGTGTGTGGGAGTCTTATGTGCATGGATGCCATGTCTTCGCGCTCCCGAGAGGACCTGCTCAGGGTCCTTCTGGACACCGCGGCCGACCTCACCGCGCTTCGAGACGTCGAGGCAGTGCTCCAGGCGATCGTTCGCCGGACTCGCGCGATCGTCGGTTCGGACATGGCGTACGTGAGCCTGAACGACGCCGGTCGGCGGGAGACCTACATTCGCGCATCCGAAGGTGTGGCCACCGCTGCGTACCGGACGATCCGGATGCCCCTTGGCACCGGCGTGCTGGGCCAGGTGGCCACCGGGCTTGCGCCGTACCAGACGGCTGACTACCTCACCGACGACACCATCAAGCACCTGCCCGCGGTTGACGAGGTGGTCCGGGCCGAAGGCGTCTACGCGATCATGGGGGTTCCGCTGACCGTGGTCGGCCGCGTGATCGGGGCACTCGTCGTCGCCGAGCGCCGCCCGCGGAGCTTCAGCGCCGAAGAGGTCGA includes:
- a CDS encoding cyclase family protein; the protein is MNPDLLTNYLDKHRPSRRDALRMAGAVGAAAALGTHADAGAAAAMPSARGRRPSTPQDFDDIPFDYADPSKLSDWAPGPYGPEDQRGSFNEVTDLKTAAAVGLLKRHRPVKTYNLGELMWNGFPAFKTNPPRNYEQRLTIAGYEPPPGFVDDGGVLVGVDPLGENKLSIHEERFQGFASNKHPAPLATTYQIGSQLDNLNHIGAGEYFYNGHRGPEIAKSHGTTKLGSEHMGPIATRGVLLDILGVKLAQNATSDLAEPAANNKPLLREGYRITVEDIEQAMEFGGISQIEPGDALLFHTGWNELLKTRDEADIRRWEGASGLPGIYLREARWLAQFRPAMVGSDTWALEVLGNSVNNDWTAFPAHQELLMRNGIRIGESYVSEELANDHVYEFVFMVTPQYAEGATAGNTPPMALAQPKQ
- a CDS encoding zinc-binding dehydrogenase → MRITGAVLEELGRQRPYAQSRPITITELDLAPPGPSEVLVRIEAAGVCHSDLSVVEGNRPRPVPMLLGHEAAGLVEAVGADVGDLRIGQRVVMVFLPRCQECSGCDTNGRMPCERGSATNAAGTLLSGAQRLTRDGEEVHHHLGVSAFATHAVVDRASVVPVDDDVPPDVAAILGCAVLTGGGALLNAVQPTAGDSVMIVGLGGVGMAALLAAVAQDAGEVIAVDNNLDKLQLARELGADAVYTATEVAKLGVTASHVLECAGDARAFETAYAATAPGGRTVTVGLPRAEARSEISPLTLTMESRTVLGCYLGWAVPSRDIPRFVQWWRSGRLPVEKLISRIRLDEINDAMDALANGDAVRQVIVLDEP
- a CDS encoding MFS transporter codes for the protein MPNLNTPDVSSPPKGKRPVSVVRVVFASLVGTAVEWYDFFLYGSAAALVFGKLFFPESEPVTATLLAFGTYALGFVARPLGGIVFGHFGDKVGRKKMLVFSLMMMGLSTIAIGLLPTYAAIGLAAPLLLLACRLLQGFAVGGEWGGAVLMVAEHGKDTHRGFWSSWVQAGVPLGNLLATGVLWLLAMMQSDDAFNAWGWRIPFLLSAVLVGVGLWVRLQIEESPVYAEARAEMSHKKAEANHMPLLEVIRKYPREVLVAMGMRLAENISYYIFTIISITYLVDYVGGEKGPILQALLLASIVHFVAIPIIGALSDRVGRRPLYIVGAIGVAAWSWVFFDLIGSKDDSKIVLAVVVGLLLHALMYAPQAAFFSELFGTSVRYTGASVGYQLASIFAGALAPIIALKLLGDVEAPNTTAVAVYVTIAAVLTLAAVLTAKETARSSLRHDRVLDEA